In Synechococcus sp. CB0101, a genomic segment contains:
- a CDS encoding UbiD family decarboxylase, producing the protein MSFKDLRTFLAKLEEEGQLLRIQEEVLPEPDISAAMSANNKGFGETAPALLFENIKGYTEETRLAANVHGSWPNIALAFGLPKNTPLKQLASEFNQRYQNFSKGCIEERESAPWQENCLPGDAINLFALMPHFRLNSGDGGLYINKASIVSRHPDHMDDFDQQNVGMYRLQVKGPRHLSIQMVPDHDIAVHFKAAEESNRPLDIVISIGNEPLLPLVASMPLLYGQDEYNMCSALSGEPYPVVTLDSQLQAPWGAEYVLEAKILPRVREPDGPYGEFTGHLSGIRNMCSVEVSKVYHRNKPLYEYCAIGMPWTEIDYMFLNTSPALYVQLKEKFPEVVAVNALYTHGLVVIVSTEMRVGGFAKTIGMSVLQTPHGTGYAKVVIVVDADVDPYNLPQVMWALSTKFNPKFDCVIIPGCSILALDPGSDPVGISHKMILDAATPVPPDDHGDYSMQIKDPPEAHDWLPKLQELMQSISSSAV; encoded by the coding sequence ATGTCATTTAAGGATCTCAGGACTTTTCTGGCCAAGCTGGAGGAAGAGGGGCAGCTGCTTCGCATTCAGGAAGAAGTGCTGCCAGAGCCTGATATCTCGGCCGCGATGAGTGCCAATAACAAAGGCTTTGGCGAGACGGCGCCAGCTTTGTTGTTTGAGAATATCAAAGGCTATACCGAAGAGACGCGTTTGGCGGCCAATGTTCATGGCTCATGGCCGAATATCGCGCTTGCTTTTGGGTTGCCCAAGAATACGCCTCTGAAGCAGCTCGCTTCAGAGTTTAATCAGAGGTATCAAAACTTCTCGAAAGGGTGTATTGAGGAGCGGGAGTCTGCGCCATGGCAGGAGAATTGCCTCCCAGGGGATGCGATCAACCTGTTTGCGTTGATGCCCCACTTCCGCCTGAATTCTGGAGATGGAGGCCTGTACATCAACAAAGCCTCCATTGTGTCAAGGCATCCGGATCACATGGATGACTTTGACCAGCAGAATGTGGGGATGTACAGGTTGCAGGTGAAGGGGCCGCGACATCTGAGCATCCAGATGGTGCCCGATCATGATATTGCTGTTCACTTCAAAGCCGCTGAAGAAAGCAATCGGCCGCTTGACATTGTGATCTCGATTGGCAATGAGCCGCTGCTTCCGCTCGTGGCCAGTATGCCATTGCTTTACGGTCAAGATGAATACAACATGTGCAGTGCTCTCAGTGGAGAGCCTTATCCTGTTGTCACCCTGGATAGCCAATTACAGGCGCCCTGGGGTGCTGAATATGTTCTCGAGGCGAAGATCTTGCCTCGAGTTCGAGAGCCCGATGGACCCTACGGAGAGTTTACGGGGCATCTTTCGGGTATTCGCAACATGTGCAGCGTCGAGGTGTCGAAGGTTTATCACCGCAACAAGCCGCTCTATGAGTACTGCGCCATTGGCATGCCATGGACAGAGATCGACTACATGTTCTTGAACACAAGTCCTGCTCTCTATGTGCAACTCAAGGAGAAGTTTCCTGAGGTCGTCGCTGTTAATGCGCTGTATACCCACGGCCTTGTAGTGATCGTTTCAACAGAGATGCGCGTTGGGGGCTTTGCCAAAACAATCGGGATGTCTGTCTTGCAGACGCCACATGGAACCGGTTACGCCAAGGTCGTGATCGTTGTTGATGCCGATGTGGATCCTTATAACCTCCCGCAAGTGATGTGGGCGCTGTCAACCAAGTTCAATCCCAAGTTTGACTGCGTGATCATTCCAGGATGCTCAATCCTGGCATTGGACCCAGGCTCCGATCCTGTTGGCATCTCGCACAAAATGATTCTCGATGCGGCGACACCCGTACCGCCCGACGATCACGGAGATTATTCCATGCAAATCAAGGATCCTCCTGAGGCTCATGATTGGCTGCCAAAACTTCAAGAGCTGATGCAGTCCATTTCGTCATCTGCCGTTTAA
- a CDS encoding non-oxidative hydroxyarylic acid decarboxylases subunit D encodes MPDPVFDTCPRCNCKTTEVQFRSPVQGAWELYRCTTCMFTWRSTEPASMTNPELYDPVFKIDPNDLSSFPVMPAIPPLKDNARREAKS; translated from the coding sequence ATGCCAGATCCAGTCTTCGACACTTGCCCTCGCTGCAATTGCAAAACAACTGAGGTTCAGTTCCGCTCACCCGTTCAAGGGGCCTGGGAGCTCTACCGATGCACCACTTGCATGTTTACGTGGAGAAGCACAGAGCCAGCGTCAATGACCAATCCTGAACTGTATGACCCAGTCTTTAAGATCGATCCCAATGATCTTTCCAGCTTCCCCGTGATGCCAGCGATTCCCCCACTCAAAGACAATGCCCGCCGGGAGGCCAAGTCATGA
- a CDS encoding SRPBCC domain-containing protein — translation MTISLQHSINVNASPATVYQALTNLDQIARWHCGQVNGEVAIGQTLTLESDEGPTFTWTTRELIPSSKIVQQCTQGPGSSTGKALTFQLRESGQHTSIELSHDGWDPADPHLPRCNTHWGHVLHRLKAYVDQ, via the coding sequence ATGACGATCTCACTGCAGCACAGCATCAACGTGAACGCTTCGCCCGCCACGGTGTATCAAGCGCTCACCAACCTCGACCAAATTGCTCGATGGCACTGTGGTCAGGTGAATGGAGAGGTCGCGATTGGTCAAACTCTGACGCTGGAGAGCGACGAAGGGCCGACATTCACTTGGACAACACGCGAGCTGATTCCTAGCTCCAAGATTGTCCAACAGTGCACGCAGGGCCCTGGTTCTTCGACCGGTAAAGCCCTCACGTTTCAGCTGCGTGAATCAGGCCAGCACACATCGATTGAGTTGAGCCATGACGGCTGGGATCCCGCTGATCCGCATCTCCCAAGGTGTAATACGCATTGGGGGCATGTGCTTCATCGGCTGAAGGCGTACGTCGATCAATAG
- a CDS encoding class I SAM-dependent methyltransferase, with protein MDDLSLLIDLHIHGQRQGPGSDACTKKAIQLAGLNPEQPLRIADLGSGTGASAMVLAEALSAQVIAVDFVQPFLDTLTSRAGERGVADQIETICCSIDELPFEEHSLDVIWSEGAIYNIGFEHGARIWKRYLKPGGTLVTSEITWLTSERPTELNEHWCTEYPEIGLASEKLAVLEQLGYEPVAFFVLPEECWIDHYYKPMQDRFAAYLERNNQSDDARAIIAAEQLEIDLYQKYRSFFSYGMYIARVPARD; from the coding sequence ATGGATGATCTGAGCCTGCTGATCGACCTCCACATTCACGGCCAGCGTCAGGGCCCAGGAAGCGACGCCTGCACCAAGAAAGCCATACAGCTCGCGGGATTGAACCCAGAGCAGCCCTTGCGCATTGCGGACCTTGGCAGCGGCACCGGCGCCTCGGCGATGGTGCTGGCAGAAGCGTTGAGCGCCCAAGTGATTGCCGTCGATTTCGTGCAACCCTTCCTCGATACGCTCACAAGCCGCGCTGGCGAACGAGGCGTAGCCGATCAGATTGAAACCATCTGCTGCAGCATCGATGAGCTGCCATTCGAGGAACACTCACTCGATGTGATTTGGTCCGAAGGTGCGATCTACAACATCGGATTTGAGCATGGTGCCCGCATCTGGAAGCGCTACCTCAAGCCAGGTGGAACGCTCGTCACCTCCGAGATCACCTGGCTGACATCCGAGCGACCTACCGAATTGAATGAGCACTGGTGCACGGAATACCCGGAGATCGGCTTGGCATCCGAGAAGCTGGCCGTGCTCGAACAGCTCGGATATGAACCAGTGGCTTTCTTCGTGCTCCCAGAAGAATGCTGGATCGATCACTACTACAAGCCGATGCAGGATCGATTTGCGGCCTACCTCGAACGCAACAACCAATCAGACGACGCACGCGCCATTATCGCTGCCGAGCAGCTCGAGATTGATCTCTACCAGAAGTACCGCTCATTCTTTAGTTATGGCATGTACATAGCCCGAGTCCCTGCGAGAGACTGA
- a CDS encoding cupin domain-containing protein gives MNGADALVQQQAIELHGDWRQAVAVNSTALPWMASPAAGVERRLLERLGGEVARATSVVRYAPGSRFAQHSHGGGEELLVLEGILADEQGTYPAGTYLRNPPGSAHAPFSAGGCTLLVKLQQMHSQDHERVVINTRAAAWHPGLVDGLEVMPLHGFGSEQVALVRWAPGTQFQAHSHPGGEEIFVIEGVFEDEHGTYPAGSWLRNPPGSVHRPWSESGCTIWVKTGHLPATVGPFG, from the coding sequence ATGAACGGGGCAGACGCGTTGGTGCAGCAGCAAGCGATCGAGCTCCATGGCGATTGGCGCCAGGCGGTGGCGGTGAACAGCACGGCTCTCCCTTGGATGGCCTCACCGGCCGCTGGGGTGGAGAGGCGGCTGTTGGAGCGCTTGGGCGGCGAGGTGGCACGGGCGACCTCTGTGGTGCGCTACGCCCCGGGCAGCCGCTTCGCCCAGCACAGCCATGGCGGCGGCGAGGAACTCCTCGTGCTGGAAGGCATCTTGGCGGATGAGCAAGGCACTTACCCCGCCGGCACCTATCTCCGCAATCCACCCGGATCCGCCCATGCCCCCTTCAGCGCCGGCGGCTGCACGCTGTTGGTGAAACTGCAGCAAATGCATTCCCAGGATCACGAGCGCGTGGTGATCAACACGCGAGCGGCGGCCTGGCATCCGGGTCTGGTGGATGGGTTGGAGGTGATGCCCTTGCACGGCTTCGGCAGTGAACAGGTGGCGCTGGTGCGCTGGGCGCCCGGCACCCAGTTCCAGGCCCATAGCCACCCCGGCGGCGAGGAGATCTTCGTGATCGAGGGCGTGTTTGAAGACGAGCACGGCACTTACCCCGCCGGCTCGTGGTTGCGCAATCCCCCCGGCAGCGTGCATCGCCCCTGGAGCGAATCCGGCTGCACGATCTGGGTGAAAACCGGTCATTTGCCGGCCACTGTGGGCCCCTTTGGCTAA
- a CDS encoding SulP family inorganic anion transporter, which translates to MFTWKQWWGRPHRDILSGLVVAFAMIPEAIAFSGIAGVDPRVGLFGAFLLSVTLAVVGGRTAMITSATGSTALLMTGLVQQGNGLGEGMGLQYLLAAGLLTGVLQIAWGYLRLAHQMRFVPQPVMAGFVNALAILIFLAQLPQLGLDVFHPEKVVVTAGQLPAVWGLMALTLAIIYLLPRLTTAVPSALVAILISTGLSIQLGLEVPTVASLGTLPEGLPQLALPQVPFNLDTLGLILPTALAISLVGLMETFLTQDILDDITDSSSHKNAEARGQGIGNIVSSLFGGMAGCALVGQSVMNVGYGGRTRLSTLASGVALLAMILLASQWVNQIPMATLVGVMIMIAINTANWGSISGIRRIPKSDTAVMLLTVVVTVLTHNLAVGLLAGVALAGLLFSRKVAKVIAVESSLVAPDHRVYTVRGQLFFVSSIYFRQGFELHEHPARVTIDMADAHIWDQSGVTALDQVIRRLKLGGSAVEVLHLNRESTDLFARIGVAEEAGGRGGALAAGH; encoded by the coding sequence ATGTTCACGTGGAAGCAATGGTGGGGCCGGCCCCACCGCGACATCCTTTCCGGCCTGGTGGTGGCCTTCGCGATGATCCCGGAGGCGATCGCCTTCTCGGGCATCGCCGGCGTGGATCCTCGGGTGGGTCTGTTTGGCGCCTTTCTGCTGTCGGTGACGCTGGCGGTGGTGGGTGGTCGCACCGCGATGATCACCTCGGCGACCGGTTCCACCGCCCTGCTGATGACCGGGCTGGTGCAACAGGGCAATGGCCTCGGCGAGGGCATGGGCCTGCAATACCTCCTGGCCGCCGGACTGCTCACCGGCGTGCTCCAGATCGCCTGGGGCTATCTGCGCTTGGCGCACCAGATGCGCTTCGTGCCCCAGCCGGTGATGGCGGGTTTTGTGAATGCGCTGGCGATCCTGATCTTCCTGGCGCAGTTGCCGCAGCTGGGGCTGGACGTGTTTCATCCCGAGAAGGTGGTGGTGACAGCTGGTCAGTTGCCGGCGGTGTGGGGGCTGATGGCGCTCACCCTGGCGATCATTTATCTCTTGCCCCGCCTCACCACTGCGGTGCCCTCGGCCTTGGTGGCGATCCTGATCAGCACCGGCCTCTCGATTCAGTTGGGGCTGGAGGTGCCCACCGTGGCCAGCCTCGGCACCCTGCCCGAGGGCCTGCCGCAGCTGGCCCTACCGCAGGTGCCGTTCAACCTGGACACCCTCGGCCTGATCCTGCCCACGGCCCTGGCGATCTCGCTGGTGGGCCTGATGGAAACCTTCCTCACCCAAGACATCCTCGACGACATCACCGATAGCTCCAGCCACAAAAACGCCGAAGCCCGCGGCCAGGGCATCGGCAACATCGTGAGTTCGCTGTTCGGCGGCATGGCCGGCTGCGCCCTGGTGGGTCAGTCGGTGATGAACGTGGGCTACGGCGGCCGCACCCGCCTCTCCACCCTCGCCTCGGGTGTGGCGCTGCTGGCGATGATCCTGCTGGCCAGCCAGTGGGTGAATCAGATCCCGATGGCCACGCTGGTGGGCGTGATGATCATGATCGCGATCAACACCGCCAACTGGGGCTCGATCAGCGGCATCCGCCGCATCCCCAAGAGCGACACGGCCGTGATGCTGCTCACCGTGGTGGTGACGGTGCTCACCCACAACCTGGCAGTGGGCCTGCTCGCTGGCGTGGCTCTGGCCGGCCTGCTGTTCAGCCGCAAGGTGGCCAAGGTGATCGCGGTGGAGAGCTCGCTGGTGGCTCCCGATCACCGCGTTTACACCGTGCGCGGCCAGCTGTTCTTTGTGAGCAGCATCTACTTCCGCCAGGGCTTTGAGCTGCATGAGCACCCGGCCCGCGTCACCATCGACATGGCCGACGCCCACATCTGGGACCAGAGCGGTGTGACGGCCCTCGATCAGGTGATCCGCCGCCTCAAGCTCGGCGGCAGTGCCGTGGAGGTGCTGCACCTCAACCGGGAGAGCACCGATCTGTTCGCCCGGATCGGCGTGGCGGAGGAAGCCGGTGGCCGCGGCGGAGCGCTCGCGGCCGGACACTGA
- a CDS encoding sirohydrochlorin chelatase, translated as MGNPSPQLDFNAVEGGPIGVLICGHGSRNRQAVGEFAQLAEGLRKLLPGVPVEYGYLEFARPILRDGLESLRAQGVKRVLAVPGMLFAAGHAKNDIPSVLNTYAAETGLRIDYGRELGVDLSMIQAAGARIRKALDASDSAAASRGDEPVPLSDTLLVVVGRGSSDPDANSNVAKVARMLVEGFGFGWGETVYSGVTFPLVEPGLRHAVKLGFRRIVVFPYFLFSGVLVSRIRQHTQLVAADHPELEFVDASYLGDHPLVLNTFLERVQEVVRGETQMNCSLCKYRAQVLGFETEVGAPQQSHHHHVEGLVEACTLCEHECTGACQPDGIPIPLGHHSHGHSHDHSHDHGHTHAPYPHADHPLGPRTLYKPRQKPEENPGV; from the coding sequence ATGGGCAACCCCTCGCCGCAGCTTGATTTCAACGCCGTTGAAGGCGGCCCGATCGGGGTGTTGATCTGCGGCCACGGCAGCCGCAATCGCCAGGCCGTGGGTGAATTTGCCCAGCTCGCTGAAGGCCTGCGGAAGCTGCTGCCGGGTGTGCCAGTGGAATACGGGTATCTGGAGTTCGCGCGGCCGATCCTGCGCGATGGGCTCGAGAGCCTGCGGGCCCAGGGGGTGAAGCGGGTGTTGGCGGTGCCCGGGATGCTGTTCGCCGCCGGCCATGCCAAGAACGACATCCCCTCCGTGCTCAATACCTATGCGGCGGAAACCGGCCTGCGCATTGATTACGGCCGCGAGCTCGGCGTCGATCTGAGCATGATCCAGGCGGCCGGAGCTCGCATCCGCAAGGCTTTGGATGCGTCAGACAGCGCCGCTGCCTCCCGTGGGGATGAGCCGGTGCCCCTCAGCGACACGCTGCTGGTGGTGGTGGGCCGAGGCTCATCCGATCCTGATGCCAACTCCAATGTCGCCAAGGTGGCGCGGATGCTGGTGGAGGGCTTTGGCTTTGGCTGGGGCGAAACCGTGTATTCGGGCGTCACCTTCCCCTTGGTGGAGCCGGGCCTGCGCCATGCCGTGAAACTCGGCTTCCGCCGCATCGTGGTGTTCCCCTACTTCCTCTTTTCGGGGGTGTTGGTGAGTCGCATCCGCCAGCACACCCAGCTGGTGGCGGCCGACCACCCGGAGCTGGAATTTGTGGACGCGAGCTACCTGGGCGATCACCCGCTGGTGCTCAACACCTTCCTGGAGCGCGTGCAGGAGGTGGTGCGCGGTGAGACGCAGATGAACTGCTCCCTCTGTAAGTACCGCGCCCAGGTTCTCGGCTTTGAAACCGAGGTGGGCGCCCCCCAGCAGAGCCATCACCACCACGTGGAAGGCCTGGTGGAGGCTTGCACCTTGTGCGAGCACGAGTGCACCGGGGCTTGTCAGCCCGATGGCATCCCGATCCCGCTCGGGCACCACAGCCATGGTCACTCACATGACCACAGCCATGACCACGGCCACACCCATGCGCCCTATCCCCACGCCGACCACCCGCTGGGGCCGCGCACGCTTTACAAACCGCGGCAGAAACCGGAAGAGAACCCGGGGGTTTGA
- a CDS encoding DUF2811 domain-containing protein, translated as MAAPPNGDCLEPEQQVQLESMQAAGARDHLSRCLDQGDATGAARISLEAEVPEALFDGMRAFLSSRPEWDQYRVITSALAGFLFQNGCGDRCVAQHYLNGLFMKPGE; from the coding sequence ATGGCTGCACCGCCGAATGGAGATTGCTTGGAGCCGGAGCAGCAGGTGCAATTGGAGTCGATGCAGGCAGCGGGCGCTCGCGACCACCTCAGCCGCTGCCTTGATCAGGGCGATGCCACTGGCGCTGCCCGGATCAGCCTCGAGGCCGAGGTGCCGGAGGCCCTGTTTGACGGCATGCGCGCCTTCCTCAGCAGCCGCCCTGAGTGGGACCAATACCGCGTGATCACCTCCGCCCTGGCCGGTTTTCTGTTTCAGAACGGCTGCGGCGATCGCTGCGTGGCGCAGCACTATCTCAACGGCCTGTTCATGAAGCCCGGTGAGTGA
- a CDS encoding GMC oxidoreductase: MADAIVVGSGASGGVAALALAEAGLKVLVLEAGPELSAPRAFGSEPANTLKRLAAVSSGRQSLAAQHPGYWKANPDLYVNEWDNPYSTPEGQPFLWTRGRQVGGKSLTWGGITLRLSDAEFQAGERDGHGPSWPIRHADLAPYYERLEALLQIHGQSDGLPQLPDPTGAPKPALPITPAEQHLQHCIQRDLDLPLIPSRGFALRRPADGPWPRSCSQGGALKAALATGRVQLQSEAVVSHVHVDPRSGLATGVEWIHGGTRQRHCSEAPLVVLCASTIESLRLLLHSRQVGGLDDVSGLLGQGLMDHVSASCFFALQEQPAPGATELSGAGSCFIPNTVNIGTPGSEATDFRRGYGLWCGIQRFDPPQLLKRQRNAAVGFLIGHGEVLSRQENRVSLHSERTDAWGLPIAHIDCRWSANEERMVDHMQARMQAVVSSAGGRIAPLADLFVMPLIEPLVQGSLAMATGAAPPGYYIHELGGAPMAASEEHGVLNPWNQLWRTPNLLVCDGSAWPSAGWQSPTLTTMALSWRACAHAAEALKRGEL, encoded by the coding sequence ATGGCCGACGCGATCGTGGTGGGCAGTGGCGCCAGCGGTGGCGTCGCTGCCCTGGCCCTGGCGGAAGCCGGCCTGAAGGTGCTCGTGCTCGAGGCCGGCCCCGAGCTCAGCGCCCCGCGCGCCTTCGGCAGCGAGCCGGCCAACACCCTCAAGCGGCTAGCGGCTGTGAGCAGCGGTCGCCAAAGCCTGGCCGCCCAGCACCCGGGTTACTGGAAGGCCAACCCCGATCTCTACGTCAACGAGTGGGACAACCCCTACAGCACCCCTGAAGGGCAACCGTTCCTCTGGACCCGCGGCCGCCAGGTGGGCGGCAAGAGCCTCACCTGGGGCGGCATCACCCTGCGCCTCTCGGATGCTGAATTTCAGGCCGGCGAGCGCGATGGCCATGGCCCGAGCTGGCCGATCCGCCACGCCGATCTGGCCCCTTACTACGAACGCCTCGAGGCACTGCTGCAGATCCATGGCCAGAGCGATGGCCTCCCCCAGCTGCCCGACCCGACCGGTGCACCGAAGCCCGCCCTGCCGATCACACCAGCTGAGCAACACCTGCAGCACTGCATCCAGCGCGATCTCGATCTGCCCCTGATTCCCTCCCGGGGCTTTGCGCTACGCCGCCCGGCCGATGGCCCCTGGCCTCGCTCCTGCTCCCAAGGCGGAGCCCTGAAGGCGGCACTGGCCACCGGCCGGGTGCAACTGCAGAGCGAAGCGGTGGTGAGCCACGTGCACGTGGATCCGCGCAGCGGTCTGGCTACAGGGGTGGAGTGGATCCACGGAGGCACACGGCAGCGCCACTGCAGCGAGGCGCCGCTGGTGGTGCTCTGCGCCTCCACGATCGAGAGCCTGCGCCTGCTGCTCCATTCCAGGCAGGTGGGCGGCCTGGATGACGTGAGCGGCCTGCTGGGGCAGGGGCTGATGGATCACGTGTCGGCCAGTTGCTTCTTTGCACTGCAGGAGCAGCCCGCACCGGGTGCCACGGAGCTCTCGGGGGCTGGCAGCTGCTTCATCCCCAACACCGTGAACATCGGCACTCCAGGGAGCGAGGCCACGGATTTCCGGCGCGGTTATGGCCTCTGGTGCGGCATCCAGCGCTTCGATCCACCGCAGCTGCTCAAGCGCCAGCGCAATGCCGCGGTGGGCTTCCTGATCGGCCACGGCGAGGTGCTCAGCCGCCAGGAGAACCGCGTCAGCCTCCACAGCGAGCGCACCGATGCCTGGGGCCTCCCCATCGCCCATATCGACTGCCGCTGGAGCGCCAACGAAGAGCGCATGGTGGATCACATGCAGGCGCGCATGCAGGCGGTGGTGAGCAGCGCCGGCGGCCGGATTGCACCGCTGGCGGATTTGTTTGTGATGCCGCTGATCGAGCCGCTGGTGCAGGGCAGCCTGGCGATGGCAACGGGAGCGGCACCACCCGGCTACTACATCCATGAGCTAGGCGGCGCCCCAATGGCCGCAAGCGAAGAGCACGGTGTGTTGAATCCCTGGAACCAGCTCTGGCGCACCCCCAACCTGCTGGTGTGCGACGGCAGCGCCTGGCCCAGCGCCGGCTGGCAAAGCCCCACGCTCACCACCATGGCCCTGAGCTGGCGCGCTTGCGCTCACGCGGCTGAAGCCCTGAAGCGCGGTGAGCTTTAG
- a CDS encoding transaldolase family protein yields the protein MALRLLLDSADPSAWAEWLPTGLFRGVTTNPTLLRRAAQPCNLEHLAELTARALELGAEELHLQAWGADLLGCGRALAQLAPGRIWVKLPITRAGAAAARALIAEGCPVTFTACYEPAQVLLAVALGADYIAPYLGRISDLGRDGHANLTRMQRIVESVRRVDPDGPGDRPDASPPLRLLVASLRSPNDLALLAAEGLDTFTISPDIATALFAVEPTLAAAAQFERDAEDT from the coding sequence ATGGCTTTGCGTCTGCTCCTCGACAGTGCCGATCCCAGCGCCTGGGCCGAGTGGTTGCCCACGGGGTTGTTCCGGGGCGTCACCACCAACCCCACGCTGCTGCGCCGCGCCGCTCAGCCCTGCAACCTCGAGCATCTCGCTGAGCTCACGGCCCGCGCCCTTGAGCTGGGGGCGGAGGAGCTGCACCTGCAGGCATGGGGAGCTGATCTGCTTGGGTGTGGTCGCGCCCTCGCCCAGTTGGCCCCCGGCCGCATCTGGGTGAAGCTGCCGATCACCCGCGCTGGTGCCGCCGCCGCGCGCGCCTTGATTGCGGAGGGGTGCCCTGTCACCTTTACCGCCTGCTACGAACCCGCCCAGGTGCTCCTGGCCGTTGCCCTGGGCGCTGACTACATCGCCCCCTACCTCGGCCGCATCTCCGACCTGGGCCGCGATGGCCACGCCAACCTGACCCGCATGCAGCGGATCGTGGAGAGCGTCCGCCGGGTGGATCCAGATGGGCCGGGAGATAGGCCGGATGCCTCGCCGCCGCTGCGGCTGCTCGTGGCCAGCCTGCGCTCTCCCAACGACCTGGCCCTCCTCGCTGCTGAAGGGCTAGACACCTTCACCATCAGTCCTGACATCGCCACAGCCCTGTTCGCCGTGGAGCCCACCCTCGCGGCGGCCGCCCAGTTCGAGCGCGACGCCGAAGACACCTGA
- a CDS encoding asparaginase, translating to MSFSSSFGTSGRPSVPPLEVRLTRNGIHESLHRVHAVVCDQRGRVLMRAGDPQQLSFIRSALKPFQAQVFVSSGAADLGNHDERALAIACASHAGEAEQAREAFKILWKSDLESEQLQCPTPKGRQSPLEHNCSGKHAAFLATCKRMQWPLESYLQLDHPLQQQVLKRVGELLGMPAAELLAARDDCGAPTLQLQLSQMALLFAHLGASEQPELERLSRAMLAHPDLVAGAGRFDTVVMRSGHGQVLSKGGAEGIQCLSRVGEGLGLAIKVEDGASRAKHAVALHLMQQLEWLTPMTLEELGQQFLHPNEGVKLEVSGELRFDNGR from the coding sequence ATGAGCTTCTCGAGCAGCTTCGGAACAAGCGGACGCCCAAGCGTGCCGCCCCTTGAAGTGCGGCTCACCCGCAACGGCATCCATGAGTCGCTGCACCGGGTGCATGCGGTGGTGTGTGACCAGCGCGGCCGCGTGTTGATGCGCGCCGGCGACCCTCAGCAGCTCAGCTTCATCCGCTCAGCCCTCAAACCCTTCCAGGCCCAGGTGTTCGTGAGCAGCGGCGCTGCTGACCTGGGCAACCACGATGAGCGAGCCCTGGCCATCGCCTGCGCCTCCCATGCGGGCGAAGCCGAGCAGGCTCGCGAAGCCTTCAAGATCCTGTGGAAATCGGATCTGGAGAGCGAGCAGCTCCAGTGCCCCACTCCAAAGGGGCGCCAGAGCCCCCTGGAGCACAACTGCTCGGGCAAACACGCCGCGTTCCTGGCCACCTGCAAACGGATGCAATGGCCGCTGGAGAGCTATCTCCAGCTCGACCACCCGTTGCAGCAGCAGGTGCTCAAGCGCGTAGGCGAATTGCTGGGCATGCCCGCCGCGGAACTGCTGGCCGCCCGCGACGACTGCGGCGCGCCCACCCTGCAGCTGCAGCTTTCGCAGATGGCGCTGCTGTTTGCCCACCTGGGCGCCAGCGAGCAACCGGAGCTGGAGCGCCTCAGCCGGGCGATGCTCGCCCACCCCGATCTGGTGGCCGGTGCAGGCCGTTTCGACACGGTGGTGATGCGCAGCGGCCACGGCCAGGTGCTGAGCAAGGGCGGTGCTGAAGGCATCCAGTGCCTGAGCCGGGTGGGCGAAGGCCTCGGGCTGGCAATCAAGGTGGAAGACGGCGCCAGCCGCGCCAAACACGCCGTGGCCCTGCACCTGATGCAGCAGCTGGAGTGGCTCACACCGATGACGCTGGAGGAGCTCGGCCAGCAGTTCCTCCACCCCAACGAAGGCGTGAAGCTCGAAGTGAGCGGCGAACTGCGCTTCGACAACGGCCGCTGA
- a CDS encoding CGLD27 family protein has product MAGSSDLSSMVCPVPREQRPLEQYKELQASWFFVWPHNGDRGLATPLLRAWLIVLPLTMLVASGSVPLRHNLPRLVVAGAVAGLMVPLLLLVRQWLGWTNLQRRLIATSVEYEESGWYDGQVWEKPVEWRQQDLLVANHEVKPVLWRLQQAMAIIAALMLVGASLCQAL; this is encoded by the coding sequence ATGGCCGGCAGCAGCGACCTGAGCTCAATGGTGTGCCCGGTGCCGCGGGAGCAGCGGCCCCTGGAGCAATACAAGGAGCTGCAGGCCAGCTGGTTTTTCGTATGGCCCCACAACGGGGATCGAGGCCTGGCCACACCGCTGCTGCGGGCCTGGCTGATTGTGTTGCCGCTCACGATGCTCGTGGCCAGTGGCAGCGTGCCGTTGCGCCACAACCTGCCGCGGCTGGTGGTGGCTGGTGCCGTGGCAGGCCTGATGGTGCCGCTCCTCCTACTGGTGCGGCAATGGCTGGGCTGGACCAACCTGCAGCGCCGCCTGATCGCCACCTCGGTGGAATACGAGGAATCGGGCTGGTACGACGGCCAGGTGTGGGAGAAGCCGGTGGAATGGCGTCAGCAAGACCTGCTGGTGGCCAACCACGAGGTGAAGCCTGTGCTCTGGCGGCTTCAGCAAGCGATGGCCATCATTGCGGCCTTGATGCTGGTGGGGGCGAGCCTCTGTCAGGCTCTGTGA